A portion of the Lolium rigidum isolate FL_2022 chromosome 1, APGP_CSIRO_Lrig_0.1, whole genome shotgun sequence genome contains these proteins:
- the LOC124693298 gene encoding transcription factor bHLH130-like, giving the protein MYGSPVSKDLNLPVHPPQPPPPTMNSSGLLRYRSAPSTLLGDVCEEFLPRAASPDATADNNVFSRFLADHQIRDSKPPTPPPAHFTDEAAAAMASQQQQQMMFHSQHQHQQQQMAPGVDGLYRTVSSGGMDAPAAAVAAGSSLLRQSSSPAGFLNHLNMDNGYESMLRAGMSAGFRNGAATGAAGAGVDSSGSRLKGQLSFSSRQGSLMSQISEMGSEDLGGSSPEASGGGRGYIPGYPMGAGWEESSLMSENMSSGVKRQRESAEPAQNGLSHQFSLPKTSSEMAAIEKFLQFQDAVPCKIRAKRGCATHPRSIAERVRRTKISERIRKLQELVPNMDKQTNTSDMLDLAVDYIKELQDQVKVINESRANCTCAASKHQ; this is encoded by the exons ATGTACGGCTCGCCGGTGTCCAAGGATCTGAACCTGCCGGTCcacccgccgcagccgccgccgccaacgatgAACTCCTCCGGCCTGCTCAGGTACAGATCGGCGCCCAGCACGCTGCTCGGCGACGTCTGCGAGGAGTTCCTGCCCCGCGCCGCCAGCCCCGACGCCACCGCCGACAACAACGTCTTctcccgcttcctcgccgaccacCAGATCCGGGACAGCAAGCCGCCCACCCCGCCGCCGGCCCACTTCACcgacgaggccgccgccgccatggcgtcCCAGCAGCAGCAACAGATGATGTTCCACTcccagcaccagcaccagcagcagcagatggCCCCCGGCGTGGACGGGCTCTACCGCACCGTCAGCTCCGGCGGGATGGACGCCCCcgccgcggccgtcgccgccggcagcAGCCTGCTCCGCCAGAGCAGCTCCCCCGCCGGCTTCCTCAATCATTTGAACATGGACAACG GGTACGAGAGCATGCTGAGGGCGGGCATGAGCGCGGGCTTCAGGAACGGCGCCGCCACTGGAGCCGCCGGCGCTGGCGTGGACTCCTCCGGCAGCAGGCTCAAGGGGCAGCTCAGCTTCTCGTCGCGCCAGGGCTCCCTCATGTCGCAGATCTCCGAGATGGGTAGCGAGGATCTCGGCGGCAGCAGCCCCGAGGCCTCCGGGGGCGGCCGGGGCTACATCCCCGGATACCCCATGGGCGCCGGGTGGGAGGAGTCGTCGCTCATGTCCGAGAACATGTCCTCCGGCGTCAAGCGCCAGCGGGAGTCCGCTGAGCCTGCCCAG AACGGGCTGTCGCACCAGTTCAGCCTGCCCAAGACCTCGTCGGAGATGGCCGCCATCGAGAAGTTCCTCCAGTTCCAGGACGCCGTGCCCTGCAAGATCCGGGCCAAGCGCGGCTGCGCAACGCACCCACGCAGCATCGCGGAGCGG GTTCGGAGGACCAAGATCAGCGAGCGAATCAGGAAGCTGCAGGAGCTCGTCCCCAACATGGACAAG CAAACCAACACATCTGACATGCTGGATCTGGCtgtcgactacatcaaggagctCCAGGACCAGGTTAAG GTGATCAACGAGAGCCGCGCCAATTGCACCTGCGCGGCGAGCAAGCATCAATGA